In a genomic window of Pseudoliparis swirei isolate HS2019 ecotype Mariana Trench chromosome 20, NWPU_hadal_v1, whole genome shotgun sequence:
- the aamdc gene encoding mth938 domain-containing protein, whose amino-acid sequence MSSPEIASLSWGHIEVKGCSSSYKDCKVWPGGSRAWDWRETGTNHSPGVQPADLEEVLKKGIDLLVIGRGMNEALQVPSATLDFVTQKGVDVRVLQTEKAVAEYNKLAGQGAKVGGVFHSTC is encoded by the exons ATGTCCTCTCCAGAGATCGCCTCTCTCTCCTGGGGCCACATCGAGGTGAAGGGATGCTCCTCCAGCTACAAGGACTGTAAGGTCTGGCCCGGAGGCAGTCGGGCCTGGGACTGGAGGGAGACCGGGACCAAC CATTCCCCTGGAGTCCAACCCGCCGACCTGGAGGAGGTGCTGAAGAAAGGAATAGATTTGCTGGTCATCGGCAGAGGGATGAATGAAGCTCTTCAG GTTCCCTCCGCCACGCTGGACTTTGTGACGCAAAAAGGCGTCGACGTCCGAGTCCTGCAGACGGAGAAGGCCGTTGCCGAATACAACAAACTGGCTGGACAGGGCGCCAAGGTGGGGGGGGTCTTCCACTCCACCTGTTAA
- the ints4 gene encoding integrator complex subunit 4 codes for MAAHLKKRVYEEYSQVVQIPQEEAPAKKLRLSKPSKSAALHIDLCKATNSTDALQYLLQFARKPVEVDSVEGVIRILLEHYYKEQDNSVRLKIASLLGLLSKTQGFSPDCIVDDAINTLNNEKSHQVLAQLLDTLLVIGTQLPESPTVRQRLIEMACKHLCDTYFGVRNKCLKLLGCLGTVDAPLTKDNEGLGTPLGGVWDVQSIISDYFGDQDPRVRTAAIKAMLQLHERGMKIHEIIYNQACRLLTDDYEQVRSAAVQMVWVLSQLYPESIVPIPSSNEEIRLVDDVFGKISHMISDGSWMVRVQAAKTLGSILQVSPHFLEQTLDKKLMSNLRRKHTAHERAKELFTSGEFSSGRKWADDAPKEKLDTNTVYLIASGACGAFVHGLEDEMFEVRIAAVEALSQLARSSPSFAEKCLDFLVDMFNDEIEEVRLQSIHVLREISTHITLREDQLETVLAVLEDSSRDIREALHELICYTNVSTKECIQLALLELLKNLNKYPTDRNSVWKCLKFLGSRHPTLVLPLVPELLSTHPYFDTPEPDMDDPAYIAVLVLVFNAAKSCPTMPALFSDHTFRHYAYLRDSLSHLVPPLRLPGNGLDLVDSRCSSGSVESAQLFLQQSLNRVSTIQNLEAPGAQDLLNFTIRDLRRLGELQTELAGAADFCATYLRCQLLLMKALQEKLWNMAVPLCLKQNVTATAAAQQILEETYKLEFLYSGLESRQVATIHHVRLQAKALQLVLTARTRQGLDPLISSCEKFLQDIESFQRLFRAELPHLQDSFVDKLLELMPRLSSCKPVEMVKILQTTLRQSGLLQLRLPEQIHRATATIIEPTGESDNPLKFTTGLVVALDIDATLEHVQDPQNNVKVQVLYPDGQSHMIHPKPGDFRKPGPDRHRLITQVYLSHTAWTEPSQIEVRLLLAYSSSSTSLSSPSPASKLGWSDSIDSLPPPEAAVEGTILFSKPVKVYIMPKPARR; via the exons ATGGCTGCGCATTTGAAAAAGAGAGTTTATGAGGAATATTCTCAAGTTGTCCAG ATTCCCCAGGAGGAAGCTCCAGCCAAGAAGCTGCGTTTATCCAAACCCAGCAAGTCTGCGGCTCTACATATTGACCTCTGCAAGGCCACCAACTCCACCGATGCCCTGCAGTACCTGCTGCAGTTTGCACGCAAGCCCGTTGAGGTGGACAGCGTGGAGGGTGTGATCAGGATCCTGTTGGAGCACTACTACAAG GAGCAGGATAACTCGGTGAGGCTGAAGATCGCCTCTCTACTGGGCCTGCTGTCGAAAACGCAGGGCTTCAGCCCTGACTGCATCGTGGATGACGCCATTAACACGCTCAACAATGAGA aGTCCCATCAGGTCCTCGCCCAGCTGCTGGACACTCTGCTGGTCATTGGCACGCAACTACCTGAGAGTCCTACAGTCAGACAGAGGCTCATAGAGATGGCCTGCAAG cACCTGTGTGATACGTATTTCGGGGTGAGGAACAAGTGTCTGAAGCTCCTCGGATGTCTCGGCACGGTGGACGCTCCGCTGACCAAAGACAACGAGGGACTTGGCACGCCGTTAG GAGGAGTGTGGGACGTCCAGAGTATCATCAGCGACTACTTCGGGGACCAGGACCCCAGAGTTCGCACTGCGGCCATCAAAGCCATG CTGCAGCTGCACGAGAGAGGAATGAAGATTCATGAAATCATTTATAACCAG GCCTGCAGGTTGCTGACAGATGACTACGAGCAGGTCCGCTCGGCGGCGGTGCAGATGGTGTGGGTGCTCAGCCAGCTGTACCCGGAAAG CATTGTTCCCATCCCGTCGTCCAACGAGGAGATCCGACTCGTCGATGATGTGTTTGGAAAGATCAGTCACATGATCAGCGACGGATCCTGGATGGTCCGGGTTCAGGCCGCCAAAACGCTG GGCTCGATACTGCAGGTCAGCCCTCACTTTCTGGAGCAAACGTTGGATAAGAAGCTGATGTCGAATCTCAGA AGGAAGCACACAGCCCACGAACGGGCCAAGGAACTCTTCACGTCTGGAGAGTTCTCCTCTGGCAGGAAGTGGGCCGACGACGCTCCGAAGGAGAAACTGGACACAAACACCGTCTACCTCATCGCCTCAGGGGCCTGCGGGGCCTTTGTTCACGGCCTGGAGGACGAGATGTTTG AGGTCCGTATTGCGGCAGTGGAGGCGTTGTCCCAGCTTGCTCGCTCGTCCCCCAGCTTTGCCGAAAAGTGTCTGGACTTCCTGGTCGACATGTTCAACGACGAGATCGAGGAAGTGAGGCTGCAGTCCATCCACGTGCTGAGAGAAATATCCACCCACATAACCCTCCGAGAAGACCAGCTGGAAACCGTGCTGGCTGTGTTGGAG GACTCGTCTCGTGACATTAGAGAAGCCCTCCATGAGTTAATCTGTTACACCAACGTCTCCACTAAAGAGTGCATCCAGCTGGctctgctggagctgctgaagAACCTCAACAAGTATCCCACTGACCGCAACTCCGTCTggaa GTGTCTGAAGTTCCTGGGTTCCCGTCACCCAACGCTGGTGTTGCCTCTGGTTCCTGAGCTGCTCAGCACGCACCCATACTTCGACACACCAGAGCCCGACATGGACGATCCAGCCT ACATCGCGGTGCTGGTGTTGGTGTTCAACGCTGCCAAGTCGTGTCCCACCATGCCGGCGCTCTTCTCCGACCACACCTTCAGACACTACGCCTACCTGAGGGACAGCCTGTCGCACCTCGTACCGCCACTGAGA TTGCCGGGCAACGGTCTGGACTTAGTGGACTCGCGTTGTAGTTCGGGGTCTGTGGAATCCGCGCAACTCTTCCTCCAACAGAGTCTGAACAGGGTCAGCACCATCCAGAACCTGGAAGCACCCGGAGCCCAGGATCTGCTGAACTTCACGattcg AGACCTGAGGCGGCTGGGGGAGCTGCAGACAGAGCTCGCAGGAGCCGCTGATTTCTGCGCTACATACTTGCGCTGCCAGCTGCTCCTCAtgaag GCTCTGCAGGAGAAGCTGTGGAACATGGCTGTACCTCTTTGCCTCAAACAAAACGTCACAGCCACAGCGGCAGCTCAACAG ATCTTGGAGGAAACCTACAAGCTGGAGTTTCTGTACAGCGGCTTGGAGAGCAGACAGGTGGCCACCATACATCATGTTCGCCTCCAGGCTAAAGCTCTGCAGCTCGTCCTCACTGCTCGCACCAGGCAAGG GTTGGATCCACTCATCAGCAGCTGTGAGAAGTTTCTGCAGGACATTGAGTCTTTTCAGAG GCTGTTTCGGGCCGAGCTGCCCCACCTGCAGGACAGCTTTGTGGACAAGCTCTTGGAGCTGATGCCCCGGCTCTCGTCCTGTAAACCAGTGGAGATGGTGAAGATCCTCCAGACGACTCTGAGACAGAGCGGCCTGCTGCAGCTCAGGCTGCCTGAACAG ATTCATCGGGCAACGGCCACTATCATAGAGCCAACGGGGGAGTCGGACAACCCGCTGAAGTTCACCACGGGCCTGGTGGTGGCGCTGGACATTGATGCAACGCTGGAGCACGTCCAGGATCCCCAGAACAACGTGAAAGTACAG GTTCTGTACCCAGACGGCCAGAGTCACATGATCCATCCTAAACCTGGAGACTTCAGAAAGCCTGGACCCGACAGACACAGACTCATCACACAGGTTTACCTCTCACACACCGCATGGACAG aGCCGTCTCAGATCGAGGTGCGCCTCCTGCTGGCCTACAGCTCCTCCTcaacctccctctcctccccttcgcCGGCCTCCAAATTGGGATGGAGCGACAGCATCGACAGCCTCCCGCCGCCAGAGGCCGCCGTGGAGGGAACCATTCTGTTCAGCAAGCCCGTCAAAGTCTACATCATGCCCAAACCCGCCCGCCGCTGA